The genomic DNA GGTTTGCAGGAAGGGGTCGAGAAATACTTCGAGACCATCAGAAGCCAGCTCTCCGGGGCCATGGTTCTGACCGGCTGTGCGGACATCGCGTCCGTGGACGCCAACGTCCTGTTCTAAAGGAGGCTTCGACCCGTGATAACCACCTACCTGCTTTACATCTGTCTCGGCGCGGTCGCCGGGGTCCTGGCCGGATTGCTCGGCATCGGCGGGGGCCTGGTCATCGTGCCCATGCTCAACTTCGCCTTCGAATGGCAGAACTTCCCGGTGGAGCACATCCAGCACGTGGCGCTCGGCACGTCCATGGCCACGATCATCTTCACCTCCCTGTCGTCCATGCGCGCCCACCACAAGCGCGGGGCCATCAACTACAGCGCCTTCTGGCGGCTGGCACCCGGCATCATCGTCGGAACGTACTTCGGTTCCTGGGTCGCATCGCTGCTGTCCACCCTGTTCCTGAAGGTGTTCTTCGGCCTGTTCCTGTATTACGTGGCCACGCAGATGCTGTTGAACATCAAGCCCAAGGGTGAGCGCGAGCTGCCCGGCTATAAGGGCACCTTTGCGGCGGGCAGCGGTATCGGCGTCTTCTCTGCCCTGGTCGGCATCGGCGGCGGCACGCTGACTGTCCCTTTCCTGTCCTGGTGTAACCAGACCATGCATACGGCCATCGCCACGGCCGCGGCCGTGGGGCTGCCCATCGCTCTGGCGGGGACGACGGGATACGTGGTCAACGGTTGGTCTGTGGCGGGGATTCCCGGCCCGCACATCGGTTATGTGTACATTCCGGCCTTGCTCGGCATCATCGTGACCAGCACGCTGACCGCGCCCTTCGGGGCCAAGCTGGCGCACAGTCTGCCCGTGACCAAGCTCAAGAAGATCTTCGCGATCCTCCTGTTCCTGGTCGGCACGCGAATGCTCTGGAACGCCTTGGCGTAATCCGGGACGGACTCCAGGGGGCGACCGTTCGTCTCCATCCCGATCGTTTCGGGATCAGGCAAAAAGAAAGGGACTGCGATGCAGTCCCTTTTTCATTGCGGGCGGGGCGGCGGATTACAGGCCGTGATCCCTTTGGTGCGCGTCCAGCACGTTGTCCACATGGACGAGCTTTTCCTCGATTTTGCCGGGCTTGATCGTGTAGCGGGTGACGGTCCATTCGAGCTGGTCGATGAACTCCACGTGCCCGTAGCCGTTTTCGGGCAGGTTGTCGCGCACGGCTTCGATGAAGTCGTCGATGAGGATGTAGTGGCCCTCGTGGTCGACGCGCAGGACGTCGCCGTTGTAGTCCACCTGTTCGAAGGGGATCAGGTCCTTTATTTTTTCGAATATTTCAGGACTGATGCGATGAAAATCGCCATAGACGCGGACATCTTCCATGCTCTTACTCCATTGGGGAACGTGATGGGCAGGAATTAGGCATTCAGGCCCAGGCGGTCAACCAGGAAGCGGGATTTTTCTTCGAGATCGGCCCAGAGCATGGCCTGGTTCTCCCGGCCCAAACGGTCCAGTTCGTCGTCCGTGTACTTGGTGTCCAGCTTGAGCTTGTTGCCCATGACCTGGCCGATCTGTTTGGCCGTCTTGGATTTGGCCAGGGACGAGTGCTGCACATGGCGCACGGCCAGGCCGCCCACGTACAGGGCCGGGGTGCCGTCGAGGCTCGCGCGCAGGTCGCGGTCGAGGTCGTCGAACTGGGACGGGGTGTAGCGCAGGTCGAAGGGGCCGGTGCGTTTTATGGAGCGCATGTTGACCAGATGGCAGCAGCCCGACACGGATAGGCAGGGCCGGGTGTAGGTGAACATCCCGGTGTCGGGACTGCCCGCGCAGTTGTCGTGGACCGGCACCCGGTTTGGCAGCGCGTCGGGTTCGCCCTCGGGCGGCCGCACGGGAAAGATGTTGTAGTCCGCGGATTGCAGTCCGAAGGGCGGGACCGCCGCAGTGATCCGGCAGCCCACGGCCCCAAGGTCGTCGCGCCCCCGCGTCGGGCCGAGCAGCCGCAGAAGCCAGTCTTCGGGCAGGACGATGTCGTCGTCCAGGAATGCCGCCCAGCGCGCCTTGCGCACCTCGGGCAGGGACAAGAGCCAGTTGCGCGCGGCGGGCGCGCCCACGTTGACCGGCAATGTCTCGATATGGAATCGGTCCGCGTCGAACCGTCGGGCCGCTTGAGCGAGGACCTGGCCGGTGTGGTCGGAGGACCCGTTGTTCAAGGCGAAGACCCTGGCTCGGCCGATCTCGCTGCGCAGAAGGGATTCCAGCGTGTCAGCCAGGAGGTCCGCTTTGTTCCAAGAGTAGAGCAGCACGGCGGCTTCTTCGCAGTCCTCGGGGGATGCCGTGGGCGCGGGGCGGAAAAGATCGTGGAGCTTGAGCGTCAGATTGACGTGCCACGGGATGGCCTGCCACAGCCCGGCGAGCGCGCCCTTGGCCTCTCCGGTGCGGCCCATCCGCAGCAGCAGTTCGCCGCCCGCGTAGGCACGCCACAGTCCCCAGAGGTTCGGGTCGAGGCTCTCGACCACCGGCAGGGCTTCCTCGGGCGGCAGGCAGTGGAAAGCCCGGTCCGCCTCGAAACGCGCCCGCAAAGGGAGGGCGGCCTCGGGCCAATGGACCATGTCCAGGGCGGCCTTGGCGATCTCCGGCCTGCCCATGTGGATGAGGTCCCGCCAGATGTGGTTCAGCCAGCCAAGGCCCTTGGTCGGGTCGCTCAGGACCACGGCCAGGAAGCGCAGAATCAGGCTTCGGTCGTCCTGGCGGGCCAGTTCATGCCATGCGTCGGCGGCCTCACCTTCGCCG from Pseudodesulfovibrio thermohalotolerans includes the following:
- a CDS encoding sulfite exporter TauE/SafE family protein, whose product is MITTYLLYICLGAVAGVLAGLLGIGGGLVIVPMLNFAFEWQNFPVEHIQHVALGTSMATIIFTSLSSMRAHHKRGAINYSAFWRLAPGIIVGTYFGSWVASLLSTLFLKVFFGLFLYYVATQMLLNIKPKGERELPGYKGTFAAGSGIGVFSALVGIGGGTLTVPFLSWCNQTMHTAIATAAAVGLPIALAGTTGYVVNGWSVAGIPGPHIGYVYIPALLGIIVTSTLTAPFGAKLAHSLPVTKLKKIFAILLFLVGTRMLWNALA
- a CDS encoding glycosyltransferase family 2 protein, encoding MNRFAIPRTLPSCAPVQPAFARHFSGWQLGMGLPGSLAGLLPGLFILSEENPGCRSAAMGMALWGMQAHPLHPDLARWAIKAVNLGLRADRALTRLMILAAESAQPGEGEAADAWHELARQDDRSLILRFLAVVLSDPTKGLGWLNHIWRDLIHMGRPEIAKAALDMVHWPEAALPLRARFEADRAFHCLPPEEALPVVESLDPNLWGLWRAYAGGELLLRMGRTGEAKGALAGLWQAIPWHVNLTLKLHDLFRPAPTASPEDCEEAAVLLYSWNKADLLADTLESLLRSEIGRARVFALNNGSSDHTGQVLAQAARRFDADRFHIETLPVNVGAPAARNWLLSLPEVRKARWAAFLDDDIVLPEDWLLRLLGPTRGRDDLGAVGCRITAAVPPFGLQSADYNIFPVRPPEGEPDALPNRVPVHDNCAGSPDTGMFTYTRPCLSVSGCCHLVNMRSIKRTGPFDLRYTPSQFDDLDRDLRASLDGTPALYVGGLAVRHVQHSSLAKSKTAKQIGQVMGNKLKLDTKYTDDELDRLGRENQAMLWADLEEKSRFLVDRLGLNA